The Deltaproteobacteria bacterium genome segment TCATAGGTGTGAGCCGTGCAGATCTGAGGGAAAAAGGAGGCCGCGGTCTCCAGATTATGATGGTAACGGTGGACCCCGGCCTGCGCCAGGGCCTTCAAAAAATTAGGCCCTACTATCCCCAGCGAAACACAAACCTTAAGACTGGTACTGCTGCGAATGGCCCCGATGGCGTTTAAAATAATCTCCTGTTCCTGCTTATTGACGATTCCACGGCCCGAGGTGACGATGGCAAAGCGTGCCGCGCCCTGGCTTGCCGCCTGTTGAGCGGCGGCGACCAGTTGCTCCGAAGCTAGCAGCGGATAACTTTTTATCTCCGCCTGGGAGACCCGGGATTGGGCACAGAACGCGCAGTCCTGGCTACACAGCCCCGACTTGGCATTGATGATCACGCACAGACTGATGCCCTGCCCCACCCGCCGTTCCCGCAGCTGGCTGGCCGTCGCCAGCAACGGCCATAAGTCCCGCCACGGCCGCCGGAATAGTTCTTCCCAATCACTTAGATGCATAGACCCGCCTTCCGATTTTTAAGGCTCGCCTGGAAAGATGCTAGATTATGAGGCAATTGTCAACCAAATATTTCTGTCTGGATAACAATAGCGGCCGCCTTGTCAATCCATTAGACGGTGGTTAGATTATTTAAAAACATAAACCAATTGCCCATGTGGGCATCGGAGGATCAATTATGGCATCTCCATCAATCGGGCAAGCTCACCCCAACCGGAACGGACCAAAGATTTTCGGCCTAATTCTATTATTCGGGCTGGCCGCCGGCTGTGCTCCGGTATTTTCCCAGGCCATGCTGGACCAAGTCGACCGGGACCTGTCTTTCACCGCTGTTGCCGCTGATCCGGAGACTTATCTTGGCAAGACGGTACTGTGGGGCGGGGTCATTAATCAGACCCGGCCCAAAGAGGGTAAAACAGAACTGGAGATCGTGCAGAAAAACTTAGACCGCCGGCATCGACCAGAAGACGGGGACACTTCCTTGGGGAGATTCCTGGTAGAGTATGCCGGGTTTTTGGATCCAGCCATCTATAAAGCAGGCCGGGAGATAACGGTAGTCGGGGAGGTTAAGGGCAGCGAGGTCCGCAAACTAGGAGAAACCGATTATCGCTACCCCTTGATTGCCGCTCTCTCCCTGCATCTGTGGCCCCAGCCGATCCCCTATGAGCGTTATCCCTACTATTGGGGACCGCCATACCCCTACTATTATTGGGGCCCCTATTACTGGCGTCATCCCTGGTTCTGGCCCTGAGCGCGGGGATAGATAGGAGAGTGTAGGTGCTATTCCTGAAGTAGACGTTGGAAAAGCTGGTTAACCAGCCGGGGGTTGGCCTGGCCTTTGGTCTTTTTCATCATCTGGCCGACGAAAAAACCCATTAGCTTGGTTTTGCCGCCTTTATATTCAGCCACCTCCCGGGTATGGGCGGTCAGAATTTCCCGCGCCAGGGCTTCCAGCGCGGCTTCGTCGCTGATTTGCACCAAACCCCGGGCCTTGATTATAGCCTCTGCCTCTTGGCCAGTGGCAACCATCTCTTCAAAAACGGCTTTGGCCATCTTGCCGCTGATGGTCCCCTGCTCGACCAGGTCCAGCAGCCGGGCCAGGGCCACTG includes the following:
- the bioB gene encoding biotin synthase BioB; amino-acid sequence: MHLSDWEELFRRPWRDLWPLLATASQLRERRVGQGISLCVIINAKSGLCSQDCAFCAQSRVSQAEIKSYPLLASEQLVAAAQQAASQGAARFAIVTSGRGIVNKQEQEIILNAIGAIRSSTSLKVCVSLGIVGPNFLKALAQAGVHRYHHNLETAASFFPQICTAHTYEERLQTIRAAQAAGLAVCVGGIFGLGESVAQRWEMAQTMKELEVDSIPLNFLHPIPGTPLGSRPLLKPLEALKIILAFRLSFPDKRLIICGGRIPTLRSLAPLMFAAGADALMTGDYLTTKGRLPDEDLQMLADQGLYPATRDEQ
- a CDS encoding Slp family lipoprotein, with protein sequence MASPSIGQAHPNRNGPKIFGLILLFGLAAGCAPVFSQAMLDQVDRDLSFTAVAADPETYLGKTVLWGGVINQTRPKEGKTELEIVQKNLDRRHRPEDGDTSLGRFLVEYAGFLDPAIYKAGREITVVGEVKGSEVRKLGETDYRYPLIAALSLHLWPQPIPYERYPYYWGPPYPYYYWGPYYWRHPWFWP